A region from the Salvia splendens isolate huo1 chromosome 15, SspV2, whole genome shotgun sequence genome encodes:
- the LOC121768610 gene encoding uncharacterized protein LOC121768610 codes for MAAKPLTSEAIALTEKKMDMSLDDIIKISKTRGMKPNKQRVSNKGQKSFNNASQDKGLKVKRFMDTRTSLRQGALAKRRSNFQGNQFPLATEAAKKASVAPIRNKASNQFRPLNANKSRAGASTFQKNAVARVGFVVKKTLQQSAQKPQTLDALFGNMKEERMRVLSQQNNGSRRNGRSQHGVPWARGYNQN; via the exons ATGGCAGCTAAGCCCCTAACTAGTGAGGCTATCGCTCTTACAGAGAAGAAAATGGATATGTCATTGG ATGACATCATCAAAATTTCGAAGACTCGTGGTATGAAGCCGAACAAACAAAGAGTCTCT AATAAGGGTCAGAAATCATTTAACAATGCTTCCCAAGATAAAGGTTTGAAAGTCAAAAGGTTTATGGACACAAGAACTTCCCTCAGACAG GGTGCTCTTGCTAAAAGGAGGTCAAACTTTCAGGGAAATCAGTTCCCTTTGGCAACTGAGGCTGCTAAAAAGGCTTCTGTTGCTCCTATTCGAAACAAAGCTTCTAATCAGTTTAGGCCATTGAATGCTAATAAATCAAG GGCTGGGGCCTCGACTTTCCAGAAGAATGCTGTAGCAAGAGTTGGCTTTGTTGTGAAG AAAACGCTACAACAATCCGCACAGAAGCCTCAGACCTTGGACGCTCTATTTGGTAACATGAAAGAAGAAAGAATGAGGGTCTTGTCACAACAGAATAACGGATCACGAAGAAATGGAAGGAGCCAGCATGGGGTGCCGTGGGCGAGAGGATATAACCAAAACTAG
- the LOC121766416 gene encoding UDP-glucose 4-epimerase GEPI48-like, translating into MSLSILVTGGAGYIGSHTVLQLLLGGYKVVVVDSLENSSQISLERVRQLAQDHAPKLSFRKFDLRDRPALEKLFASEKFDAVVHFAGLKAVGESVQKPLMYYDNNLIGLIALLEVMAAHGCKKLVFSSSATVYGWPKVVPCNEESPICALNPYGRTKLFGEEMCCDVYKSNSTWKIILLRYFNPVGAHPSGAIGDDPRGIPNNLMPFVQQVAVGRRHALTLYGTDYGTKDGTGVRDYIHVVDLADGHIAALNKLSDPSVGCEVYNLGTGKGTSVLEMVAAFEKASGKKIPLVMAGRRPGDAEVVYASTEKAERELNWKAKYGIDEICRDQWNWANKNPYGYEPRVSTD; encoded by the exons ATGTCGTTGAGTATACTGGTCACTGGCGGTGCCGGCTACATCGGAAGCCACACGGTGCTGCAGTTGCTTCTCGGAGGCTACAAGGTGGTCGTCGTCGATAGTTTGGAAAATTCCTCTCAGATTTCCCTTGAAAGAGTCAGACAACTCGCCCAAGATCATGCCCCCAAACTCTCCTTTCGCAAG TTTGATCTTCGCGATAGGCCAGCACTTGAAAAGCTTTTTGCTTCTGAAAA GTTTGATGCTGTTGTTCATTTCGCGGGGTTAAAAGCAGTTGGAGAAAGTGTGCAAAAACCCTTGATGTATTATGACAATAACCTTATTGGGTTAATTGCTCTGCTAGAAGTTATGGCTGCCCATGGATGTAAAAAA CTCGTATTTTCATCGTCAGCAACTGTTTATGGTTGGCCAAAAGTTGTACCTTGTAACGAGGAATCCCCCATCTGCGCTTTGAATCCTTATGGACGTACAAAG CTTTTCGGTGAAGAAATGTGCTGTGACGTCTATAAGTCTAACTCCACATGGAAAATCATATTGCTGAGGTACTTCAACCCGGTTGGTGCACATCCCAGCGGTGCTATTGGCGATGATCCTCGTGGAATCCCAAACAATCTCATGCCCTTTGTGCAACAAGTAGCTGTTGGAAGGCGCCATGCACTGACTCTTTATGGAACTGACTATGGAACGAAGGATGGTACTGGG GTACGCGATTATATCCATGTGGTAGACTTAGCTGATGGCCACATTGCTGCTCTGAACAAACTGTCTGATCCTTCTGTAG GCTGCGAGGTTTATAATCTAGGAACTGGCAAAGGAACCTCCGTGTTGGAAATGGTAGCAGCGTTTGAGAAAGCATCCGGGAAG AAAATCCCATTGGTTATGGCTGGTCGACGGCCTGGTGATGCAGAGGTCGTATACGCTTCAACGGAGAAAGCTGAACGAGAGCTGAACTGGAA GGCAAAATATGGAATTGATGAGATATGCCGAGATCAGTGGAACTGGGCGAACAAGAACCCATATGGCTACGAGCCTCGAGTGTCGACTGATTGA
- the LOC121768950 gene encoding GDSL esterase/lipase At4g10955-like: MASETAIVKVSESPISERENFDLSGPVYLTTVDWTNPCHRRSVAASLVQAVYILERDRQEKREGDQALAPLWWKAFNFELYRQLIDDADSCIFGAIYKLSSTSPDDRHPAQAPRYIVAFRGTITKGDAFMRDLELDIHIIRNGLHQTSRFEIAIQAVRHVVATFGSHNIWIAGHSLGAAMALLAGKNMAKCGVLLDAFLFNSPFFSAPIERIKDKKVKHGLRFAGSVITAGLALAMKSKNQANRSGGTFDSLAAWLPQLFVNPGDHICAEYVGYFEHRKRMEDMGAGEIERLATQHSIGGLVLNAFGKQSEEAPHLIPSAHVTVNKAAARDFKEAHGIHQWWRSDLQFETKTYTFS, translated from the exons ATGGCATCAGAAACAGCTATTGTTAAAGTTTCGGAATCTCCCATATCAGAAAGGGAAAATTTTGATCTTTCCGGACCTGTGTACCTGACAACAGTTGATTG GACAAATCCATGTCACCGGAGGTCCGTTGCGGCTAGTTTGGTTCAGGCTGTTTATATTTTGGAACGAGACCGCCAAGAGAAGCGAGAGGGGGACCAAGCGCTTGCGCCTCTGTGGTGGAAGGCTTTCAATTTTGAGTTATACAGGCAGCTTATCGACGATGCTGATTCTTGCATTTTTGGTGCCATATATAAACTCAGTTCGACATCTCCGGATGACCGACATCCAGCTCAAGCCCCACGCTACATTGTCGCCTTTCGAGGGACCATAACCAAAGGAGACGCGTTCATGAGGGACCTTGAACTCGACATACACATCATACGGAACGGGCTGCACCAAACTTCTCGGTTTGAGATAGCTATACAAGCCGTTCGTCATGTGGTTGCGACGTTCGGAAGCCACAACATCTGGATAGCTGGACATTCTCTCGGAGCTGCCATGGCGTTGCTCGCCGGGAAGAACATGGCAAAGTGTGGTGTTCTCCTCGACGCCTTCTTGTTCAACTCGCCGTTCTTTTCTGCCCCGATCGAGCGGATCAAGGACAAGAAAGTGAAGCACGGCCTCCGGTTTGCAGGCAGCGTTATCACTGCAGGACTAGCTCTTGCCATGAAAAGCAAGAACCAAGCTAATCGTTCTGGCGGCACATTCGATTCCTTGGCCGCGTGGCTGCCGCAGCTGTTTGTGAACCCGGGCGACCACATCTGCGCGGAGTACGTGGGATACTTCGAGCACAGGAAACGGATGGAGGATATGGGAGCCGGAGAGATTGAGAGGCTGGCGACGCAGCACTCCATCGGAGGACTCGTGTTGAACGCGTTTGGTAAGCAGTCAGAGGAGGCGCCGCATCTCATTCCGTCGGCGCACGTCACTGTGAATAAGGCTGCAGCCAGAGACTTCAAAGAAGCTCATGGGATCCATCAGTGGTGGAGAAGTGATCTTCAGTTTGAAACCAAGACTTACACCTTTAGTTAG